A single Asterias rubens chromosome 13, eAstRub1.3, whole genome shotgun sequence DNA region contains:
- the LOC117298424 gene encoding arf-GAP domain and FG repeat-containing protein 1-like gives MAAKRKQDDKHLKLLRELGSKPDNKKCFDCEQRGPTYVNMTVGSFVCTRCSGILRGLNPPHRVKSISMTTFTSQEIEFLENHGNEFCRQSWLGLENSRTSSLESKDEQKVRDYMVQKYERKRWYIPPSQVKLNNSSSNSTPEVKPLKQVARNDSPKPTSSSSSSSPVTSKPAVKSAISIPMPGAVAGPALQAQYKPPTSVPSAESGRSAMDLLGDLGGDPFSQPQASAQAGAPGGFANFGQAFSSQPPTQASQPATFDPFGSSNNFNAFGSNPPQSGSGTTFATATPQAVAPAAVSGSFNAFSSAPSQPNNASFNAFGTTAPSQPAAGNFASFGAAPTPVPAASVGQTAQSLFNLSISTPASTASQPISSSGDKYAAFNTLGTEVPSVSTGNSVNWTGGSSSSGVVDWSGGGASKAGAGGGANVLSGGGIDWGPGSNTNIKQPPTSSGVGLMSSGMPSGANPFGGQSTASSMFGQTTAQPVNTGNMGAFGAHQVVPQGSGFGDLQQPPQSSGFGAFSSGTGATPAPGGMMNGGAYQMQAQPGGFPTQGGYGGVAPMQGGVAPMHGGVASGQMGTGVPGMSAVSQGGGFGMQHQGGFMAQGGAPVGGAVKPGFGGGAGAQMGLGGTPGYGGGFGGGMQAGFGATPQQGMNMVQQPMGMAHPTGAGYGAPGGMGQAQNATGATGFGAPTQGGWPQQQSNPFMGQTDSFGGQQQQQQQQQQQQQRSTNPFM, from the exons ATGGCTGCCAAGCGGAAGCAGGACGATAAACATTTGAAACTTCTTCGGGAGCTTGGGTCCAAACCAGACAACAAGAAATGCTTCGACTGCGAGCAGAGGGGTCCCACATATGTCAACATGACAGTGGGCTCCTTCGTGTGTACTCGATGCAGCGGAATATT ACGCGGATTAAATCCTCCCCACCGTGTGAAGTCTATCTCCATGACGACGTTCACATCTCAAGAAATTGAGTTCTTGGAAAACCACGGGAATGAG TTTTGCAGACAATCGTGGCTCGGCCTCGAGAATTCCAGAACCTCCTCATTGGAATCCAAAGACGAGCAGAAAGTCCGGGATTACATGGTCCAGAAATATGAGAGAAAACGATGGTACATCCCGCCTAGTCAGGTGAAACTCAACAATAGTAGTAGCAACAGTACGCCGGAGGTTAAACCACTCAAACAGGTGGCAAGAAATGACTCCCCTAAACCA ACATCATCCTCTTCGTCATCGTCGCCCGTTACCTCCAAGCCAGCGGTGAAGAGTGCCATCTCGATCCCGATGCCGGGCGCTGTGGCCGGTCCCGCCCTTCAGGCCCAGTACAAACCACCTACTTCAGTACCCAGCGCTGAGTCCGGTCGCTCAGCCATGGACCTCTTAGGGGACCTGGGCGGGGACCCGTTCAGCCAGCCACAGGCATCAGCCCAAGCTGGAG CTCCTGGAGGCTTCGCAAATTTCGGCCAGGCATTTTCAAGTCAGCCACCCACACAAG CTAGTCAACCAGCTACATTTGATCCATTCGGTTCCTCAAACAATTTCAACGCGTTCGGCTCAAATCCACCTCAGTCTGGTTCTGGCACCACTTTCGCCACCGCCACTCCCCAAGCCGTTGCCCCGGCAGCAGTGAGCGGCAGTTTCAATGCATTCAGCTCGGCCCCCTCCCAACCAAACAACGCAAGCTTCAACGCGTTCGGCACGACGGCACCATCTCAGCCCGCCGCTGGTAACTTTGCTTCGTTTGGCGCAGCTCCGACACCAGTTCCTGCAGCCAGTGTGGGTCAAACGGCGCAGTCCCTTTTCAACCTCAGCATATCCACCCCAGCTTCCACCGCCAGTCAACCAATCAGCTCATCCGGCGACAAATACGCAGCGTTCAACACGCTGGGGACAGAGGTCCCGTCCGTCTCGACCGGGAATAGCGTCAACTGGACTGGAGGCTCATCCTCCAGTGGTGTGGTGGATTGGAGTGGTGGAGGAGCGAGTAAGGCCGGAGCAGGGGGAGGAGCTAATGTCCTAAGTGGGGGAGGCATCGATTGGGGACCAGGAAGCAACACAAACATCAAGCAGCCACCTACTAGTAGTGGAGTAGGGCTCATGTCAAGCGGGATGCCATCGG gaGCTAATCCATTTGGTGGCCAGTCAACAGCATCGTCAATGTTTGGACAAACAACTGCACAGCCAGTCAACACAGGCAATATGGGAGCCTTCGGCGCCCACCAAGTAGTTCCCCAAGGAAGTGGATTCGGCGACCTTCAACAACCCCCCCAAAGTAGCGGTTTCGGGGCTTTCAGTAGCGGCACAGGGGCTACCCCGGCACCAGGGGGCATGATGAATGGGGGTGCCTACCAAATGCAAGCCCAACCTGGGGGCTTTCCCACCCAAGGAGGCTACGGGGGCGTGGCACCCATGCAGGGTGGTGTGGCACCCATGCATGGAGGCGTGGCGTCAGGACAGATGGGTACAGGGGTACCGGGTATGTCGGCAGTGTCACAAGGGGGTGGGTTTGGGATGCAGCACCAAGGAGGTTTCATGGCACAGGGTGGAGCTCCGGTGGGAGGAGCCGTAAAGCCCGGATTCGGGGGCGGAGCGGGCGCCCAAATGGGACTTGGAGGTACACCGGGGTACGGCGGTGGTTTTGGAGGTGGCATGCAGGCGGGTTTCGGGGCGACACCCCAGCAGGGAATGAACATGGTGCAGCAGCCCATGGGTATGGCGCATCCGACGGGAGCTGGTTATGGAGCACCTGGAGGCATGGGACAGGCACAGAATGCAACGGGGGCAACTGGGTTCGGTGCCCCTACACAAGGAGGATGGCCACAACAGCAATCCAATCCATTCATG GGACAGACGGACAGCTTTGGCGgtcagcagcagcaacaacaacaacaacaacaacaacaacagcgcTCGACAAACCCATTCATGTAG
- the LOC117298469 gene encoding mucin-5AC-like, protein MDFTPVFWSENIPCQWVMNLPMSTGSPSTTVTEIVGDVGSTNQGSIIEESDFIDDADASDCEWEKEDSDATVTSSDDDDNLVPARRERKPRSAKSSKKPKYQEVLSESESEKSAVHQSSDDDWEPEEQERKPRNAKTSKHKPKYQEALSESESEKSVERKSSDDDWEPEEQVTVTHKNSFKVSDEIDCQRAEIGVQSDESERNETQMDTTEEPDLSAAFDESPKKKKVWPKKYNKGPFVCGYCDKQFRGLLDLTRHVRTHTNEKPLACEHCGRGFSCKLSLRLHRRTHSSARPFPCTKCDMKFANKSYLKNHMAKHSDAKPLVCKVCGFRVKYATSLRNHLRTHRTEKDFACEVCGKTFKTQVICRMHQLRHADPESRVNRIPKEGVRRRRIKRRPLTKEEKANIPTMAEILSAHRKKTAAASEPTMPVDNLPLLQNSSQQVSNRPLGVAAVFSTVGSLPNDQLHPNQISIPLRGPIHTNAQRGPGYAGSLLTRFSHVVGNNPEHRSMTPLWQGMHPQMQFPTNWNRPPLIQHPFQGGMYYGVPVSVLPYGNCFTPIGNAMAVAQHTGQHMPPTYQMQFTRSAVPVASNIIPVPVAPYPGPIAPGPLAPGPLPINTASAETRQDIVQTPNANSPMVTPEIGPGYASSLLTRFSHAVGGNPPHPSTTPLCQGMSPVPQGTREDIVQAPDTSVLPNSLHPQMQYPTNRLSGSPSIAQPVSSCAVLPVVSQTASVAPLGSTRHESSMAISSRPVNETSQLTPTTAVTLATTSPHATQMTSLMTGPPSVVKTVASSATLTLATISPIATQMKSLMTGPPSLKTDRSSSETPAGQLTNTQTPTTSSGNTNVYLNTAHKENAQPSTSGSKVLVSCTSSTLPLATTSSDATPKTILMTGLPSSVNTVLSNATPPGQLANTNQTLTLSANNTSVPLITLHTENAQQNSPFTNLTSSNLPIPTSTNSLQVTAGSVVQTTMVNPEATMSKLELDFNRNTSTVSSLNDSSLMSSLKLLESVCDAVESELQKDMDVKNNCSEDVPSSLVSMSGSTKERQAFPARSTTMTPPVVVRSNHCPAMSHRKTSKTLHVHDSTTPTARSSGVISSLSFLNESIIDKSPTSDEIAEIVAPFVLESRSGSSRDSPCVTSPPLSKKGKAHSGMTFSSKIRSSTCELTSHPAATKNNTSLETHHIRPVGSASTATRQLPSPSPRNTKDAIAGVSSTVVTTSPSTFSTTTIPNASNLTQSMVNGSSATSSSMGTLAKGHHHASSSRPPSVSPQAANAGPTNDTVLVLLTSGNVKSLSSFSSSISLSAPAQPDRRPVKVNTTSVTSSSSPTGDTPSTSSSMSDSSMDTQYVTAGVSSTVVTTSPSTVSTTSASSGSSTNSQTHRPTTSMPSTVIQTALRAFVSSTNTITVVTTAVTPAVTPSVVMSTVSPSSTWSNGRCTSVLETVPSYDDALYFTVTPFMVIKTPFGPESDNVMRQEIQS, encoded by the exons ATGGACTTTACCCCAGTGTTTTGGTCTGAAAATATTCCATGCCAGTGGGTAATGAACCTGCCCATGTCAACTGGTTCACCGAGTACAACAGTTACGGAAATCGTTGGTG ATGTAGGTTCGACAAATCAGGGATCAATCATAGAAGAAAGCGACTTTATTGACGATGCGGATGCTTCAGACTGTGAGTGGGAGAAAGAAGATTCCGATGCCACTGTCACATCTTCCGATGACGATGACAATTTGGTACCAGCGAGACGG GAGAGGAAACCCAGGAGTGCAAAATCATCAAAGAAGCCCAAGTATCAAGAAGTATTATCTGAATCCGAATCGGAGAAGTCTGCCGTACACCAATCATCCGATGATGATTGGGAGCCAGAGGAACAG GAGAGGAAACCCAGGAAtgcaaaaacatcaaaacacaaGCCTAAATATCAAGAAGCACTATCTGAATCCGAATCGGAGAAGTCTGTCGAACGCAAATCATCTGATGATGATTGGGAGCCGGAGGAACAG GTGACGGTTACTCATAAGAACAGCTTCAAGGTTTCAGACGAAATAGATTGTCAGAGAGCAGAAATCGGTGTCCAATCTGATGAATCTGAAAGGAATGAAACACAAATGGATACAACCGAGGAACCAGACTTAAGTGCAGCATTCGATGAGTcaccaaagaagaaaaaagtttggCCTAAAAAGTACAACAAGGGGCCCTTCGTCTGCGGCTACTGTGACAAACAATTCCGTGGGTTACTGGACCTGACGCGGCATGTGAGAACTCACACAAACGAGAAACCACTGGCATGTGAGCACTGCGGACGAGGATTCAGCTGCAAACTCTCCTTAAGACTCCACAGAAGGACTCATTCATCGGCAAGACCTTTCCCATGTACAAAGTGTGACATGAAATTTGCCAACAAGTCTTATTTGAAGAACCATATGGCCAAACACTCCGACGCAAAACCACTTGTCTGTAAAGTCTGCGGATTTCGTGTAAAGTATGCGACGTCTCTGCGAAACCACCTCAGAACACACAGAACAGAGAAGGACTTTGCTTGTGAAGTTTGCGGGAAGACATTTAAGACTCAGGTGATATGTCGCATGCACCAGCTACGTCATGCAGACCCTGAGAGTCGGGTCAACCGCATTCCAAAAGAAGGGGTTCGTAGACGGAGAATCAAGCGCAGACCACTCACAAAAGAAGAGAAGGCAAATATTCCAACAATGGCAGAGATACTTTCAGCTCACCGAAAAAAAACTGCAGCAGCTTCAGAACCAACCATGCCAGTCGACAATCTACCACTCTTGCAAAATAGTTCACAACAGGTGTCAAATCGACCTCTGGGAGTTGCGGCTGTGTTTTCTACAGTTGGATCATTACCAAACGATCAGTTACACCCGAATCAGATATCAATACCACTGCGTGGGCCTATTCATACGAATGCTCAAAGAGGGCCAGGATATGCAGGCAGCTTACTGACTAGGTTCAGCCATGTAGTTGGCAATAATCCTGAACATCGATCAATGACACCGTTATGGCAAGGGATGCATCCACAGATGCAATTTCCAACCAACTGGAATAGACCTCCTTTAATACAGCATCCATTTCAAGGCGGCATGTATTACGGTGTGCCTGTATCAGTCTTGCCTTATGGCAATTGTTTTACACCAATAGGCAATGCAATGGCTGTGGCACAGCATACTGGGCAGCACATGCCACCAACATACCAGATGCAGTTCACACGATCAGCTGTGCCAGTTGCATCTAATATTATTCCGGTGCCAGTGGCACCTTATCCAGGGCCGATTGCTCCAGGACCATTAGCTCCAGGACCACTACCAATTAACACTGCATCGGCGGAAACAAGACAGGACATTGTTCAAACACCAAATGCGAATTCTCCCATGGTGACCCCTGAAATAGGACCAGGGTATGCCAGCAGCTTACTTACCAGATTCAGCCATGCAGTTGGCGGAAATCCACCACACCCGTCAACGACACCTTTATGTCAAGGGATGTCTCCTGTACCTCAAGGAACGAGAGAGGACATAGTTCAAGCACCTGACACATCAGTTTTGCCAAATTCGTTACATCCACAGATGCAATATCCAACCAACCGATTGAGTGGGTCTCCATCAATTGCACAACCAGTGTCGTCATGTGCTGTCCTACCGGTGGTATCACAGACTGCTTCAGTAGCTCCTTTGGGGAGCACTCGACACGAAAGTTCCATGGCTATAAGTTCTCGCCCGGTTAATGAGACGTCACAGTTGACACCAACCACTGCAGTCACTTTGGCAACAACCTCACCACATGCCACACAAATGACATCCTTAATGACAGGGCCACCATCAGTTGTAAAGACAGTAGCGTCAAGTGCAACACTAACATTGGCAACAATCTCACCGATAGCCACACAAATGAAATCCTTAATGACAGGGCCACCGTCATTAAAGACAGATCGCTCGTCAAGTGAAACACCAGCCGGACAACTGACAAACACTCAGACTCCAACAACATCTTCAGGGAACACGAATGTCTATCTAAATACCGCACATAAAGAAAACGCCCAACCGAGTACATCCGGCAGCAAGGTCCTAGTTTCATGTACTTCATCAACTTTACCTTTGGCAACAACCTCATCAGATGCAACACCAAAGACAATCTTAATGACAGGGCTACCTTCATCTGTAAATACAGTGTTGTCAAATGCAACACCACCTGGGCAGCTGGCAAACACTAATCAGACTCTAACTTTATCTGCAAACAACACCAGTGTGCCCTTGATTACCTTACACACGGAAAACGCCCAACAAAATTCACCTTTCACCAACCTAACTTCATCAAACTTACCTATTCCAACGAGCACAAATTCATTACAAGTGACAGCAGGCTCAGTTGTGCAAACAACAATGGTCAACCCTGAAGCAACTATGTCTAAATTGGAATTAGATTTTAACAGGAATACATCAACAGTGTCTTCGTTGAATGACAGCTCATTAATGTCATCACTGAAACTGTTGGAATCGGTATGTGATGCAGTCGAATCCGAGCTGCAAAAAGATATGGATGTGAAAAACAACTGTTCTGAAGATGTTCCATCGTCTTTAGTTTCCATGTCAGGCTCGACCAAAGAGAGACAAGCCTTCCCTGCCAGGAGTACTACAATGACGCCACCAGTAGTCGTTCGGTCTAACCATTGTCCGGCAATGTCCCATCGCAAGACGTCAAAAACACTACATGTCCATGACTCGACAACACCAACAGCACGAAGTTCAGGGGTGATTTCATCGCTAAGTTTTTTGAACGAGTCCATAATAGATAAGTCTCCGACATCAGATGAGATAGCTGAGATTGTTGCACCATTTGTATTGGAGTCAAGATCAGGATCGTCAAGAGACAGTCCTTGTGTGACGTCACCGCCATTATCCAAAAAAGGAAAGGCACATTCAGGTATGACTTTCTCGTCAAAAATAAGGTCATCTACCTGTGAGTTAACATCACACCCTGCAGCAACCAAAAACAACACGAGTTTAGAGACACATCACATTAGGCCAGTCGGTTCAGCTTCTACGGCAACAAGGCAACTGCCCTCCCCATCACCACGCAATACAAAAGATGCAATTGCTGGTGTTTCGTCCACTGTTGTGACCACTTCCCCATCTACCTTTTCGACAACTACTATACCCAATGCTTCAAATTTAACTCAATCGATGGTGAATGGCAGCTCAGCTACATCGTCATCAATGGGTACCCTTGCCAAAGGTCACCATCATGCTTCTTCATCCCGGCCACCTAGTGTTTCTCCCCAGGCAGCAAACGCTGGACCAACAAACGATACGGTTCTAGTCTTGCTCACCTCGGGAAATGTGAAATCGTTGAGCAGCTTCTCCTCCAGCATTTCTTTATCAGCTCCAGCTCAGCCTGACAGAAGACCAGTGAAGGTGAACACTACTTCAGTGACATCGTCCTCATCACCAACAGGCGATACGCCAAGCACCTCATCTTCAATGTCAGATTCCTCGATGGATACACAATATGTAACTGCTGGTGTTTCGTCCACTGTTGTGACCACTTCTCCATCTACCGTTTCGACAACTTCTGCATCTTCTGGTTCTTCCACTAATTCCCAAACGCATAGGCCTACTACGAGCATGCCATCCACTGTTATACAAACTGCTTTGCGCGCTTTTGTCTCATCAACCAATACAATCACTGTTGTAACAACAGCAGTGACACCAGCTGttacgccctctgttgttatGTCCACTGTTTCACCATCCAGTACATGGTCAAATGGACGATGTACTTCAGTTCTTGAAACTGTACCAAGTTATGATGATGCTTTGTACTTTACTGTTACTCCATTTATGGTGATAAAAACCCCATTTGGACCCGAATCGGACAACGTTATGAGGCAGGAAATACAAAGTTGA
- the LOC117298470 gene encoding tigger transposable element-derived protein 4-like, with product MYKQRKGLSLVQKVYVIRETEQGQSSRRLARELGVGKTQICNILKRKTEYLAIFNSDGPEARCRKVRKTGNEELNKLMHAWYQTCQNTKSMKAPISGPIIKSKALDYAGQLGLEMFTASNGWLESFRKHHNILAGVQSSVEDSSTSNDVTIKEWESLLLRICQGYRPADIWTLDETSFYFKALPAECVSLGAEQCEEGQRAEERLTLGMCCSMTGEKEKLLLIGHPGKSNHPFEALRPNELPLKWCSNKRVWMTAQTFEEELRDLDQSMQSQTRKIILFLSDTMCHPNIPLSNIRLQYFPPSVLSKLQLLGRGVFREVKAHYRNILLEYVLSMKRGMVTYQQIARRITPLDAMYWIEKAWNKTSAGVINQCFAASGFKNLGVIEIKETCSATENFDQVGETLLTHFRSGQSGDHPEWKDFVSFDDNVATYDQAVGDSEPRLVEDCVSLTTRKLIPDMVYEECQPDAAQLLFSLNQSRAYALRNGDAHMMGLVMDLRTHLSRVACRSHSLTDPL from the exons ATGTATAAACAACGCAAGGGTCTTTCGCTGGTACAGAAGGTTTACGTCATCCGCGAGACCGAACAGGGACAAAGCTCTCGGCGTCTCGCCAGAGAACTTGGAGTTGGCAAAACACAAATCTGTAACATTCTCAAACGAAAGACCGAGTACCTCGCCATTTTCAACAGTGATGGACCGGAGGCTAGGTGCCGTAAAGTCCGCAAAACGGGTAACGAGGAGCTTAATAAGTTAATGCATGCATGGTACCAAACATGCCAAAACACCAAGAGTATGAAAGCGCCAATTTCTGGCCCCATCATCAAGTCAAAAGCGCTCGATTACGCCGGGCAGCTTGGACTTGAGATGTTCACGGCTTCCAACGGTTGGCTGGAATCATTCCGGAAGCACCACAATATCTTAGCTGGAGTTCAGAGCAGCGTGGAGGATTCGTCAACTTCAAACGATGTCACGATCAAAGAATGGGAGAGTCTTTTGCTTCGCATCTGTCAAGGATATCGGCCCGCAGATATCTGGACCTTGGATGAGACGAGTTTTTACTTTAAGGCGCTTCCTGCGGAGTGTGTTTCGCTGGGAGCGGAACAGTGTGAGGAAGGGCAAAGGGCTGAGGAGAGACTTACTTTGGGAATGTGCTGCAGTATGACTGGAGAAAAG gAAAAGCTTCTTCTCATCGGTCATCCTGGCAAATCAAACCATCCCTTTGAGGCGCTGAGGCCGAACGAGCTTCCCCTGAAGTGGTGCTCCAACAAACGAGTGTGGATGACCGCACAGACCTTCGAGGAAGAGTTGAGGGACTTGGACCAATCAATGCAGAGTCAGACGAGAAAGATTATCCTCTTTCTTAGTGACACAATGTGTCATCCAAACATCCCACTCAGCAACATCAGGTTACAATACTTCCCTCCAAGTGTGTTGTCGAAATTACAGCTGCTTGGACGAGGGGTATTCAGAGAGGTGAAGGCCCACTATCGCAACATTCTCCTGGAATATGTTCTCAGCATGAAGCGGGGCATGGTGACCTATCAACAAATTGCGAGACGAATAACACCCCTGGATGCTATGTATTGGATTGAGAAGGCGTGGAACAAGACAAGTGCAGGAGTTATCAATCAATGTTTTGCCGCAAGTGGTTTCAAAAACCTCGG agtcattgAGATCAAAGAAACATGCTCGGCAACAGAGAATTTCGACCAGGTAGGGGAGACGCTGTTAACACATTTCAGGTCAGGGCAGTCGGGAGATCATCCGGAGTGGAAAGACTTTGTGTCTTTCGACGATAATGTGGCCACATATGACCAAGCAGTTGGAGATTCGGAGCCACGGCTTGTAGAGGATTGTGTCAGCTTGACAACTCGGAAATTGATTCCAGATATGGTGTATGAAGAGTGCCAACCAGACGCAGCCCAGTTACTGTTTTCTCTCAATCAGAGTCGGGCGTATGCCTTACGGAACGGCGACGCCCATATGATGGGGCTCGTCATGGACCTTCGGACCCACCTTAGCCGGGTGGCATGTCGGAGTCACTCTCTGACAGACCCTCTCTGA
- the LOC117298853 gene encoding putative defense protein 2 — MATLSALFLLSTVVGVLGFPNGPPLAQCPGMIPAGHGPSNAVGPPPYNITTSALNYSVGSTLDVTISSDNGTIFKGFFLQARRIEPGSDTTVAIGTFSDIPTGTQTLDCNLIPNSAWGHSNNENKTSITANWNAPLQAEGDIAFRATIVSGVPDLTFYWTDVMSLTVDGPPRATDLPMTTSGVTAVKASALLAVFVSMGAYLTSTI; from the exons ATGGCTACTCTTTCTGCGTTGTTTCTGCTGTCCACGGTCGTGGGTGTTTTGGGTTTCCCCAACGGCCCACCCCTCGCACAATGTCCGGGAATGATCCCCGCTGGTCACGGACCGAGTAATGCTGTCGGTCCACCACCTTACAACATCACAACCAGCGCTTTAAACTACTCCGTTGGCTCAACACTTGACG ttACAATTAGCTCCGATAATGGGACAATCTTCAAGGGTTTTTTCCTCCAAGCGAGACGGATCGAACCAGGATCTGACACGACCGTCGCCATCGGAACATTTTCCGACATTCCAACCGGGACACAAACACTTGATTGCAACCTAATACCAAAC TCTGCTTGGGGACAcagtaataatgaaaacaagacGTCAATTACAGCTAACTGGAATGCCCCATTGCAAGCCGAGGGAGACATAGCGTTCCG CGCAACTATTGTTTCTGGCGTGCCTGATCTGACGTTCTACTGGACTGATGTCATGTCCCTAACCGTCGATGGACCTCCACGGGCTACAG ATTTACCCATGACGACATCTGGAG TGACCGCTGTTAAAGCATCTGCTCTGCTGGCTGTATTCGTCTCAATGGGAGCTTATCTCACATCAACAATCTAG